One part of the Amphiura filiformis chromosome 5, Afil_fr2py, whole genome shotgun sequence genome encodes these proteins:
- the LOC140152019 gene encoding uncharacterized protein translates to MAGFSTESIPYPHPVPADGGFFNEEQPVPVVGGFFNDEQSSVADEGGFFNEQQPVANGGGFFNEEPLPAKGGFFKDEPVPASGGFFNDKPVPTHNEEQASLSNHREDDSNHLSEKLPQPEEVPATKSSVKNMDIDLDLISAFFNGFRLPHEDVNVRMHRRASNN, encoded by the exons ATGGCGGGTTTTTCAACGGAGAGCATCCCGTACCCGCATCCCGTACCCGCTGATGGCGGGTTTTTCAATGAAGAACAACCCGTACCCGTTGTTGGTGGATTTTTCAATGATGAACAATCATCTGTAGCTGATGAAGGAGGATTTTTCAATGAGCAACAACCTGTCGCCAATGGCGGAGGATTTTTCAATGAGGAACCTTTGCCAGCTAAGGGAGGATTTTTCAAGGATGAACCAGTACCTGCTAGTGGTGGTTTTTTCAATGACAAACCAGTGCCTACACATAATGAGGAACAGGCCTCTCTATCAAACCATCGAGAGGATGATTCTAATCATCTGTCAGAG AAACTACCACAACCTGAAGAAGTTCCAGCAACTAAATCTTCAGTCAAAAATATGGATATCGATTTAGACTTAATTAGTGCTTTTTTTAACGGCTTTCGATTACCACACGAAGATGTTAACGTGCGAATGCATCGCAGAGCTTCAAATAATTGA
- the LOC140152020 gene encoding uncharacterized protein — MDTPKQKKKAVKKDETTESKGLVVIPYVEGVSERIARTLKSYNISAAMKPHCTLRNMLVHPKDKRDPLNTTEVVYSIPCKNCNETYVGETGRKFGKRLEEHRAEADKACVNVRTRANRKASQSATNKSAITDHVLEKDHIIDWEEAKIF; from the coding sequence ATGGACACACCAAAACAGAAGAAGAAGGCAGTTAAGAAGGATGAAACTACCGAGTCAAAAGGCCTTGTCGTTATCCCCTACGTAGAGGGTGTGTCGGAGCGTATCGCGAGAACTTTGAAGAGTTACAATATCTCTGCTGCCATGAAGCCCCATTGCACCTTAAGAAACATGCTCGTGCACCCTAAAGATAAAAGGGACCCGCTCAACACCACAGAGGTTGTTTATTCCATCCCTTGCAAGAATTGCAATGAAACTTATGTCGGTGAGACGGGGAGGAAATTTGGTAAGCGATTGGAAGAACATAGGGCAGAGGCAGATAAGGCGTGTGTTAACGTTCGTACGAGAGCAAACAGAAAAGCATCTCAATCAGCTACCAACAAATCGGCCATCACAGATCATGTTCTCGAGAAAGACCACATCATTGACTGGGAGGAGGCTAAGATTTTTTAG